In a single window of the Acetivibrio clariflavus DSM 19732 genome:
- the rpsU gene encoding 30S ribosomal protein S21 codes for MSEVRVKENESLDSALKRFKRQCAKAGVLAEVRKREHYEKPSVKRKKKSEAARKRKYK; via the coding sequence GTGTCTGAAGTTCGAGTTAAGGAAAATGAGTCTCTCGATAGTGCTCTTAAGAGATTCAAGAGACAGTGCGCTAAAGCAGGCGTATTGGCAGAAGTAAGAAAAAGAGAGCATTATGAGAAACCCAGTGTAAAAAGAAAAAAGAAATCTGAAGCAGCAAGGAAGAGAAAGTATAAATAG
- a CDS encoding GatB/YqeY domain-containing protein — translation MSLKDRLLEDMKAAMRDKDIIRKNTIQMARAAVLQVEKDNKVTLDDDGIIEILAKEVKKRRDTLPEYEKSGRQDLIDSLKAEIDVLLQYLPQQLTEEELEAIVKDVIQETGASSAKDIGKVMQSVLPKVKGRADGKMVNQIVKKYLG, via the coding sequence ATGTCTCTTAAAGACAGATTGCTTGAGGATATGAAAGCAGCCATGAGGGATAAGGATATAATTCGCAAGAACACCATCCAAATGGCTAGAGCTGCAGTGCTTCAGGTTGAAAAGGATAATAAGGTTACTCTTGATGACGATGGTATAATTGAGATTTTGGCAAAAGAGGTTAAGAAGAGAAGAGATACCTTGCCTGAATATGAAAAATCAGGTAGGCAAGATCTTATAGATAGTTTGAAAGCTGAAATTGACGTACTTTTGCAGTATTTACCACAGCAGCTGACAGAGGAAGAACTGGAAGCTATTGTAAAGGATGTTATCCAGGAAACTGGAGCAAGTTCAGCTAAAGATATCGGAAAAGTCATGCAGTCAGTTTTACCTAAAGTAAAAGGGCGAGCAGACGGAAAAATGGTAAATCAAATTGTAAAGAAGTATTTAGGATAA